The following are encoded together in the Streptomyces sp. NBC_00341 genome:
- a CDS encoding VWA domain-containing protein, producing MGRVRAGRRTGRGRLRRGVCCALGGAAVLASLLSPAGHDPVPAAASEPASAAVNYAVGVDESASLAAADMKAEKAAASRIAIGDVSASSNVTVFGFAAAETGDQRAVDPVCPRTQLDAAGRESIGACVGKLRSRKKNEGTGTDFPSAIRQGVHDLSTGTDPSVPRVLFLLTDGRMDVTDSEKYGGEAHRAAEGERQLTAALKEAAAQQVQIWPLGFGAAPDKAQLDRIAAGGYQKGCVELPSARPKAGKVSGAKDVGPMLEKIFAAAHCLRYSRGPSDRPPTTLEIGVSPLATVGSIVVDKGDPEVTATYFDPSGHKVPTSGTYRKSKFELAGSGGTVEALKITDPVPGVWKVKVEAPEGHRSLPVGVSVLWHGELRGSIAMDPPSPQAGQRTKVAIRLQTREGYEIKDPRDYEGLQVRSELTGAGFEPVELTLNDDGTGADPEKGDGSFTGTAQIPKEANGALKVTGTLTASGLTADVRSESGQVPPGEPAVVAGLTMPAADVHPGATVDGTLSVHNTSDAPHTLRLSVADIGRDMLTVSPARIVLKPGETGTRKVSVEVAPADVFGARLGDDGLSLGGTLTVVDDTDSRRTLVQSPLSVRVTPEPGIWARYWWAFMAGAVLLVLVAVAVIAWRGQRRRRRDPFGLLLQLVSPEGDILSEHPAGHGHKQWYEFTVVEPHRSPRIERRTRGQYAVQRSPEGGAVLRKRGSGRTRLPVQGRVELTDTLSLALGTPPGTPAAGPSAPAAADGGANSYDDTYL from the coding sequence GTGGGAAGAGTCAGGGCAGGACGGCGGACGGGAAGGGGCCGGCTGCGCCGGGGCGTGTGCTGCGCGCTCGGCGGCGCCGCCGTGCTCGCGTCCCTGTTGTCACCCGCCGGTCATGATCCGGTGCCGGCGGCCGCGTCCGAACCGGCCTCCGCCGCGGTCAACTACGCGGTCGGGGTGGACGAGTCCGCCAGCCTGGCGGCCGCCGACATGAAGGCGGAGAAGGCCGCCGCCTCACGGATCGCGATCGGTGACGTCTCCGCGTCCTCGAACGTCACCGTGTTCGGCTTCGCCGCCGCCGAGACCGGTGACCAGCGGGCGGTGGACCCGGTCTGCCCGCGCACCCAACTCGACGCGGCGGGGCGCGAGTCGATCGGCGCCTGCGTCGGCAAGCTGCGCAGCCGCAAGAAGAACGAGGGCACCGGTACGGACTTCCCGAGCGCGATACGCCAGGGGGTGCACGATCTGAGCACCGGCACCGACCCGTCGGTCCCCCGGGTGCTGTTCCTCCTCACCGACGGCCGGATGGACGTCACCGACAGCGAGAAGTACGGCGGCGAGGCGCACCGCGCGGCCGAGGGCGAGCGGCAGCTGACCGCGGCGCTCAAGGAGGCCGCGGCCCAGCAGGTCCAGATCTGGCCGCTGGGCTTCGGCGCCGCCCCGGACAAGGCGCAGCTCGACCGGATCGCGGCGGGCGGCTACCAGAAGGGCTGCGTCGAACTGCCGTCCGCGCGCCCGAAGGCCGGCAAGGTCTCCGGGGCGAAGGACGTCGGCCCGATGCTGGAGAAGATCTTCGCCGCGGCCCACTGCCTGCGCTACAGCCGGGGCCCCAGCGACCGGCCGCCCACCACGCTGGAGATCGGCGTCTCGCCGCTGGCGACCGTGGGCAGCATCGTGGTCGACAAGGGCGACCCCGAGGTGACGGCGACCTACTTCGACCCGAGCGGCCACAAGGTGCCCACCTCGGGCACGTACCGCAAGTCGAAGTTCGAGCTGGCGGGCTCCGGCGGGACCGTCGAGGCGCTGAAGATCACCGACCCGGTGCCCGGCGTCTGGAAGGTGAAGGTCGAGGCGCCGGAGGGGCACCGCTCGCTGCCCGTCGGCGTCAGCGTGCTCTGGCACGGCGAGCTGCGCGGGTCCATCGCGATGGACCCGCCGTCGCCGCAGGCCGGGCAGCGGACGAAGGTGGCCATCCGGCTGCAGACCCGCGAGGGCTACGAGATCAAGGACCCGCGCGACTACGAGGGCCTCCAGGTCCGCAGCGAGCTGACCGGTGCCGGTTTCGAGCCGGTGGAACTCACCCTGAACGACGACGGAACGGGAGCCGACCCCGAGAAGGGCGACGGCTCCTTCACCGGGACCGCGCAGATCCCGAAGGAGGCCAACGGGGCGCTGAAGGTGACCGGCACCCTGACCGCCTCCGGGCTCACTGCCGACGTCCGCAGCGAGAGCGGCCAGGTCCCGCCGGGCGAACCGGCCGTCGTCGCCGGACTCACCATGCCCGCCGCCGACGTCCATCCCGGCGCCACCGTCGACGGCACCCTGTCGGTCCACAACACCAGCGACGCCCCGCACACCCTGCGGCTGTCCGTCGCCGACATCGGCCGCGACATGCTCACGGTCAGCCCGGCGCGGATCGTGCTGAAGCCCGGCGAGACCGGAACCCGCAAGGTGAGCGTCGAGGTCGCCCCCGCGGACGTCTTCGGGGCCAGGCTCGGCGACGACGGGCTGTCGCTGGGCGGCACCCTGACCGTCGTCGACGACACGGATTCGCGCCGCACGCTGGTGCAGTCCCCGCTGTCGGTGCGGGTGACGCCGGAGCCCGGGATCTGGGCCAGGTACTGGTGGGCGTTCATGGCGGGCGCCGTACTGCTCGTACTCGTCGCCGTGGCGGTCATCGCCTGGCGCGGGCAGCGCCGCCGCCGCCGGGACCCGTTCGGCCTGCTGCTCCAACTGGTCTCCCCCGAGGGCGACATCCTCAGCGAGCACCCGGCAGGGCACGGGCACAAGCAGTGGTACGAGTTCACCGTCGTGGAACCCCACCGCAGCCCGCGCATCGAGCGCCGCACCCGCGGCCAGTACGCCGTCCAGCGCAGCCCGGAGGGCGGAGCCGTCCTGCGCAAGCGCGGCAGCGGGCGCACCAGGCTGCCCGTCCAGGGCCGGGTCGAGCTCACGGACACCCTGAGCCTGGCCCTCGGCACCCCGCCGGGAACCCCGGCCGCGGGCCCCTCCGCGCCGGCCGCCGCGGACGGGGGCGCGAACAGCTACGACGACACGTACCTGTGA
- a CDS encoding Pycsar system effector family protein, with product MTADGGARTSPDPVVTVQGGGPHGDDRTGERIAERLLGTVREDLGRADSKAAVLLSGALALPAFLIGRHGAPDWRGPADAALIAAGVLWIIAVTALVRALMPRTGTVRSGRGVTYFGDLLAPYDLVRLSAEVAEAGRDPARWLLVQAVDVSSILAAKYRAIRWGVGTLAPAAALAMGWSLIAR from the coding sequence ATGACTGCCGACGGCGGGGCACGAACCTCCCCCGATCCGGTCGTCACCGTGCAGGGCGGGGGTCCGCACGGCGACGACCGGACGGGGGAACGCATCGCCGAACGGCTGCTCGGCACGGTCCGGGAGGACCTCGGCCGGGCCGACTCGAAGGCGGCGGTGCTCCTCTCCGGGGCACTGGCGCTGCCGGCCTTCCTGATCGGACGTCACGGGGCGCCCGACTGGCGGGGGCCGGCGGACGCCGCGCTGATCGCGGCAGGGGTGCTCTGGATCATCGCGGTGACCGCGCTGGTCCGGGCGCTCATGCCGCGTACCGGCACGGTGCGCAGCGGGCGCGGGGTGACGTACTTCGGCGATCTGCTCGCCCCGTACGACCTGGTGCGGCTGTCCGCGGAGGTCGCGGAGGCCGGGCGCGATCCGGCCCGGTGGCTGCTCGTCCAGGCCGTGGACGTCAGCTCGATCCTGGCCGCGAAGTACCGGGCCATCCGCTGGGGCGTGGGCACGCTGGCGCCGGCGGCGGCGCTCGCCATGGGCTGGAGCCTGATCGCACGCTGA
- a CDS encoding Crp/Fnr family transcriptional regulator: MGLLGNDLAFARALTAHEHENVMALGNRKLYAADTHLLSEGDRSGHVMIILEGWVTVSVATDRGATRLILGLRGPGELLGEMAALDSHPRSATVRALGPATAQVIPGDAFRRFLAQHPRVSGLVIRQLTFRLRSADQERSALASLTVLQRLAVRLTELSRAEPAGPYTPSASRPLPAGTVVRLAQDELAATVGATREAVAKALRLLRDQRIVRTGTRLIEILDPGLLALLADGHADAHADGHQE, translated from the coding sequence ATGGGGCTGCTCGGCAACGATCTGGCGTTCGCACGCGCCCTGACGGCCCACGAGCACGAGAACGTCATGGCCCTCGGCAACCGCAAGCTCTACGCGGCCGATACCCATCTCCTGTCGGAGGGGGACCGGTCCGGTCACGTCATGATCATACTTGAGGGTTGGGTGACCGTTTCCGTGGCTACGGACCGTGGCGCCACCCGGCTGATACTCGGCCTGCGCGGACCCGGCGAACTCCTGGGGGAAATGGCCGCGTTGGACAGCCACCCCCGGAGCGCCACCGTGCGGGCGCTGGGCCCCGCGACGGCGCAGGTCATCCCGGGGGACGCGTTCCGCCGCTTCCTCGCCCAGCACCCCCGGGTCAGCGGACTGGTGATACGCCAGCTCACCTTCCGGCTCCGCAGCGCCGACCAGGAGCGGTCCGCACTCGCCTCGCTCACCGTTCTGCAACGCCTGGCCGTGCGGCTCACCGAACTCTCCCGGGCCGAACCCGCCGGCCCCTACACGCCGTCCGCGTCACGGCCGCTGCCCGCCGGCACCGTCGTCCGCCTGGCCCAGGACGAGCTGGCCGCCACCGTCGGAGCCACCCGGGAGGCCGTCGCCAAGGCGCTGCGGCTGCTGCGGGACCAGCGCATCGTGCGGACCGGGACCCGGCTGATCGAGATCCTCGATCCCGGACTGCTCGCACTGCTCGCGGATGGCCACGCGGACGCTCACGCGGACGGTCATCAGGAGTAA
- a CDS encoding MerR family transcriptional regulator produces the protein MSSEHMQIGEVAARTELSLRTIRHYEETGLVIPSARSRGGFRLYTETDVARLMVIRRMKPLGFTLDQMRDLLDATDHLDAVPPPAGAEREELLGRVRHFEQAAAERVADLRKQLGRAEEFAGTLRARLGEDAPTHP, from the coding sequence GTGAGCAGCGAGCACATGCAGATCGGCGAGGTCGCCGCGCGGACCGAGCTGTCGCTGCGCACCATCCGGCACTACGAGGAGACCGGCCTGGTCATCCCCTCGGCCCGCTCCCGGGGCGGATTCCGCCTCTACACCGAGACCGACGTCGCCCGACTGATGGTGATCCGCCGCATGAAGCCCCTCGGCTTCACCCTCGACCAGATGCGGGACCTCCTCGACGCGACCGATCACCTCGACGCGGTCCCGCCCCCGGCCGGCGCCGAGCGCGAGGAACTCCTGGGACGGGTACGCCACTTCGAGCAGGCCGCCGCCGAGCGTGTCGCCGACCTGCGCAAGCAGCTGGGGCGGGCCGAGGAGTTCGCCGGCACCCTGCGCGCCCGGCTGGGCGAGGACGCACCCACTCACCCCTGA
- a CDS encoding SulP family inorganic anion transporter: protein MTSSALSPAARLRGLRPDWLHDPKVWRTEILAGLVVALALIPEAISFSVIAGVDPAIGLFASFTMAVTISVVGGRRAMISAATGAVALVIAPLNREHGFGYLVAAVILAGAFQIVLGALGIAKLMRFVPRSVMVGFVNSLAILIFTAQVPEMHDVPWPVYPLLAGGLALMVFFPKVTRVIPAPLVSIVILTVITVAAGIAVPTVGDKGELPSALPVPGLPDVPFTLDTLTTIAPYALAMALVGLMESLMTAKLVDDITDTHSSKTRESVGQGVANIVTGFLGGMGGCAMIGQTMINVKVSGARTRLSTFLAGSFLMVLCIVFGPVVSDIPMAALVAVMVMVSFATFDWHSIAPKTLKRMPAGEIAVMVITVACVVATHNLAIGVVVGTVTAMVVFARRVAHLADVTAVVDPDGTQVVYSVTGELFFASSNDLVTRFAYATDPDKVVIDLTATHIWDASSVAALDAIETKYAQRGKTVEIIGLNQPSARIHDRLSGELTGGH, encoded by the coding sequence TTGACTTCCTCCGCACTGTCCCCGGCCGCGCGGCTGCGCGGTCTGCGTCCCGACTGGCTGCACGACCCGAAGGTCTGGCGCACCGAGATCCTCGCCGGACTGGTGGTCGCGCTCGCGTTGATCCCCGAGGCGATCTCGTTCTCCGTCATCGCCGGGGTCGACCCGGCGATCGGCCTGTTCGCGTCCTTCACCATGGCCGTGACGATCTCGGTCGTCGGCGGTCGCCGCGCGATGATCTCCGCGGCGACCGGCGCCGTCGCCCTGGTCATCGCCCCGCTCAACCGCGAGCACGGCTTCGGCTACCTGGTCGCGGCGGTGATCCTGGCCGGCGCCTTCCAGATCGTGCTGGGAGCGCTCGGCATCGCGAAACTGATGCGGTTCGTGCCCCGCAGCGTGATGGTCGGGTTCGTCAACTCCCTGGCCATCCTCATCTTCACGGCCCAGGTCCCCGAGATGCACGACGTGCCCTGGCCCGTCTACCCGCTGCTCGCCGGCGGCCTCGCCCTGATGGTGTTCTTCCCGAAGGTCACCAGGGTGATCCCGGCCCCGCTCGTGTCCATCGTCATCCTCACCGTGATCACGGTCGCCGCGGGGATCGCGGTGCCGACGGTGGGCGACAAGGGCGAGCTGCCGTCCGCCCTGCCGGTACCGGGCCTGCCCGATGTGCCCTTCACCCTGGACACGCTGACGACCATCGCCCCCTACGCGCTCGCGATGGCGCTGGTCGGGCTGATGGAGTCGCTGATGACGGCCAAGCTGGTCGACGACATCACCGACACCCACTCCTCGAAGACCCGGGAGTCTGTCGGCCAGGGCGTCGCCAACATCGTCACGGGCTTCCTCGGCGGTATGGGCGGCTGCGCCATGATCGGGCAGACGATGATCAACGTGAAGGTCTCCGGCGCCCGCACCCGCCTGTCGACGTTCCTGGCGGGCTCGTTCCTGATGGTGCTGTGCATCGTCTTCGGCCCGGTCGTCTCCGACATCCCGATGGCCGCGCTGGTCGCCGTCATGGTCATGGTGTCCTTCGCGACCTTCGACTGGCACTCCATCGCCCCGAAGACCCTGAAGCGGATGCCCGCCGGGGAGATCGCCGTCATGGTCATCACCGTGGCCTGCGTCGTCGCCACCCACAACCTCGCGATCGGGGTCGTCGTCGGCACCGTCACCGCCATGGTCGTCTTCGCCAGGCGCGTCGCCCACCTGGCCGACGTCACCGCCGTCGTCGACCCCGACGGCACCCAGGTCGTCTACTCGGTCACCGGGGAGCTCTTCTTCGCCTCCTCCAACGACCTGGTCACCCGGTTCGCGTACGCCACCGACCCCGACAAGGTCGTCATCGACCTGACGGCCACCCACATCTGGGACGCCTCCTCGGTCGCGGCGCTCGACGCGATCGAGACCAAGTACGCCCAGCGCGGCAAGACCGTCGAGATCATCGGCCTCAACCAGCCCAGCGCCCGCATCCACGACCGGCTCAGCGGCGAACTCACCGGCGGCCACTGA
- a CDS encoding alpha/beta fold hydrolase: MAFAHVNGIDLYFEETGTGRPVLFLHGWGTSGRAWDAQVAGLARDHRVITVDWRGCGRSDHPATGNDMHGNVADILALIDVLGPERPVLVGSSIGATFALEAALAAPERVAGVISVDGPGYWPGQSMGEQLDGLLDAFATDRAATVAAWVPNWFGPAGTADMVGATVRQILDSGTAIDALLTEARDHDPRQALRALAVPAVFLHGRLDPEIPVEVSETLAALAPHGEVHIIENAGHMPHQEQPAATNDVLRAALRHMATDHGSHSYGSRDRAVSGRAVSGRR, encoded by the coding sequence ATGGCGTTCGCCCATGTCAACGGCATCGACCTCTACTTCGAGGAGACCGGCACCGGCCGGCCCGTCCTCTTCCTGCACGGCTGGGGAACCAGCGGCCGGGCCTGGGACGCCCAGGTCGCCGGACTCGCCCGCGACCACCGGGTGATCACCGTCGACTGGCGCGGCTGCGGCCGCTCCGACCACCCGGCGACGGGCAACGACATGCACGGCAACGTCGCCGACATCCTGGCCCTGATCGACGTACTCGGCCCGGAGCGCCCGGTGCTCGTCGGGAGCTCGATCGGCGCCACCTTCGCGCTCGAAGCCGCCCTGGCCGCCCCGGAGCGCGTCGCCGGTGTCATCTCGGTCGACGGGCCGGGCTACTGGCCGGGCCAGTCGATGGGCGAGCAGCTCGACGGGCTGCTCGACGCCTTCGCCACCGACCGCGCGGCCACGGTCGCCGCCTGGGTCCCCAACTGGTTCGGTCCCGCGGGCACCGCGGACATGGTGGGCGCGACCGTCCGCCAGATCCTCGACTCCGGAACGGCCATCGACGCGCTCCTCACCGAGGCCCGCGACCACGACCCCCGTCAGGCCCTGCGCGCCCTCGCCGTCCCCGCCGTCTTCCTGCACGGACGCCTGGACCCGGAGATCCCCGTCGAGGTCTCCGAGACCCTCGCCGCACTCGCCCCGCACGGCGAGGTCCACATCATCGAGAACGCCGGGCACATGCCCCACCAGGAACAGCCCGCCGCGACCAACGACGTGCTCCGCGCCGCCCTGCGTCACATGGCAACGGACCACGGAAGCCACAGCTATGGGAGCCGTGACCGTGCGGTCAGTGGCCGTGCGGTCAGTGGCCGCCGGTGA
- a CDS encoding LysR family transcriptional regulator, with protein MELRQVRYFLAVAAELHFGRAAERLHIAQPTVSQQVRRLEREVGMDLFDRTTRRVTLTAAGSAFLPHARALLDAERAGLEAVAVLRSEGAATLRIGTHVGLGARLERVLDVLAVDAPGITAELCSLGPAARLQGVRDGDLDAAFVRGVSASPGLELIPVWEDPLVVAIPAAHPLADGPVVDLAGLAGLPLRIVAREANPHLFDTVTAACGAAGFEPVMGPGFTTDQDTLAAIGTGRASWTVYYAAQAEVMPRARRTVFRPLAPPGLALQTYLAVRPGAPARRLTALLAACRDA; from the coding sequence ATGGAACTGCGGCAGGTCCGGTACTTCCTCGCGGTAGCGGCGGAACTGCACTTCGGGCGGGCCGCCGAGCGGTTGCACATCGCCCAGCCGACCGTCAGCCAGCAGGTGCGGCGCCTGGAGCGGGAAGTGGGCATGGACCTCTTCGACCGCACCACCCGCAGGGTGACGCTCACCGCGGCCGGCAGCGCCTTCCTGCCCCACGCACGGGCCCTGCTCGACGCCGAGCGCGCCGGGCTGGAGGCGGTGGCCGTGCTGCGGTCCGAGGGGGCGGCCACGCTGCGGATCGGGACCCACGTGGGACTCGGCGCGCGGCTGGAACGCGTGCTCGACGTGCTGGCGGTGGACGCCCCGGGGATCACCGCCGAACTGTGCAGCCTGGGGCCGGCGGCACGGCTGCAGGGCGTGCGCGACGGCGATCTGGACGCCGCCTTCGTCCGGGGCGTGAGCGCGAGCCCGGGGCTCGAACTCATCCCGGTCTGGGAGGATCCGCTGGTCGTGGCGATTCCGGCGGCCCATCCGCTGGCCGACGGTCCGGTCGTGGACCTGGCCGGTCTGGCGGGGCTGCCCTTGCGGATCGTCGCGCGGGAGGCGAACCCGCACCTGTTCGACACCGTCACGGCCGCCTGCGGGGCGGCCGGCTTCGAGCCGGTCATGGGGCCCGGGTTCACCACCGACCAGGACACCCTGGCGGCCATCGGGACGGGCCGGGCGAGCTGGACCGTCTACTACGCGGCCCAGGCCGAGGTCATGCCCCGGGCCCGGCGCACCGTCTTCCGCCCCCTGGCCCCGCCGGGCCTGGCCCTCCAGACGTACCTGGCCGTACGCCCGGGTGCCCCCGCCCGACGCCTCACCGCACTCCTCGCCGCCTGCCGCGACGCGTAG
- a CDS encoding metallophosphoesterase: MGVVLLVLLVLCLPPWWSLFASGADWPFPVFLAGTVVLAAWMVSFPFLMVAGHGRRHSDRAARIADTSLGMIWVLFTWSVLGGLANLVLMGFGVGGTGRARTVSVAVAAVSAGLLAWGHYEAMRVPRVKRLDVHVPRLGGGLDGTRVVVLADTHYGPIDRAGWSARVTEAVNALDADVVVHAGDIADGTPVQRREQSAPLGVVRSRLAKVYVTGNHEYGSEAQGWLDRMAELGWEPLHNRHVVVERGGDSLVLAGVDDVTAESSGLAGHSANLLGALAGTDPDQPVLLVAHQPKFVPQAAAAGIDLQISGHTHGGQIWPFNFLVRIDQPVVSGLSRHGERTQLYTSRGAGFWGPPFRVFAPSEITLLTLRSGGTPTAG; this comes from the coding sequence GTGGGGGTGGTCCTGCTCGTCCTGCTCGTCCTGTGTCTGCCGCCCTGGTGGTCGTTGTTCGCCTCCGGGGCCGACTGGCCGTTCCCGGTCTTCCTGGCCGGCACGGTCGTCCTCGCCGCCTGGATGGTCTCGTTCCCCTTCCTGATGGTCGCGGGCCACGGGCGACGGCACTCCGACCGGGCCGCTCGGATCGCCGACACCAGTCTCGGGATGATCTGGGTGCTCTTCACCTGGTCCGTGCTGGGCGGCTTGGCGAACCTCGTGCTGATGGGGTTCGGCGTCGGCGGCACCGGCCGGGCCAGGACCGTTTCCGTGGCCGTCGCCGCGGTCTCGGCCGGGCTGCTGGCCTGGGGCCACTACGAGGCCATGCGGGTCCCCCGGGTGAAGCGGCTGGACGTCCACGTCCCGAGGCTCGGCGGCGGTCTGGACGGGACGCGGGTCGTCGTGCTGGCCGATACGCACTACGGGCCGATCGACCGGGCGGGCTGGTCGGCCCGGGTGACCGAGGCGGTCAACGCGCTCGACGCGGACGTCGTGGTCCACGCCGGTGACATCGCCGACGGCACCCCGGTCCAGCGCCGGGAGCAGTCCGCGCCGCTCGGGGTGGTCCGGTCGCGGCTGGCCAAGGTCTACGTCACGGGGAACCACGAGTACGGCAGTGAGGCCCAGGGCTGGCTGGACCGGATGGCGGAGCTGGGCTGGGAGCCGCTGCACAACCGCCATGTCGTGGTGGAGCGCGGCGGGGACTCCCTCGTACTGGCGGGCGTGGACGACGTGACCGCGGAGTCCTCCGGCCTGGCCGGTCACAGCGCGAACCTGCTCGGCGCGCTGGCCGGGACGGACCCGGACCAGCCGGTCCTGCTCGTCGCCCACCAGCCCAAGTTCGTCCCGCAGGCCGCCGCCGCCGGCATCGACCTGCAGATCTCCGGGCACACCCACGGCGGCCAGATCTGGCCGTTCAACTTCCTCGTCCGGATCGACCAGCCGGTGGTGAGCGGCCTGAGCCGGCACGGGGAGCGCACCCAGCTCTACACCAGCCGGGGCGCCGGCTTCTGGGGCCCGCCCTTCCGGGTCTTCGCCCCGAGCGAGATCACGCTGCTGACCCTGCGCTCGGGCGGCACACCGACAGCCGGGTAG
- a CDS encoding MarR family winged helix-turn-helix transcriptional regulator, translating into MGIVAALVRSSFLVNSVYAESARKFGLPPQQGQLLCVLMPRPYGMSELGAMLRLAKSSLTGLVDRTERNGLVRREADARDTRSVRVALTPQGARLVREFYDETCRRIEELLPGLGPAERDALAGLLGRVVLDNEVPVVFAAQEERAPVDREN; encoded by the coding sequence ATCGGGATTGTGGCCGCGCTGGTGCGGTCGTCGTTCCTGGTGAACTCGGTGTATGCGGAGTCCGCCCGGAAGTTCGGATTGCCCCCGCAGCAGGGTCAGTTGCTGTGCGTGCTGATGCCGAGGCCGTACGGCATGAGCGAGTTGGGGGCGATGCTGCGGCTGGCGAAGTCGAGCCTCACCGGCCTGGTGGACCGTACCGAGCGCAACGGCCTGGTCCGGCGCGAGGCGGACGCGCGCGACACGCGCTCCGTGCGTGTCGCGCTCACCCCCCAAGGGGCCCGGCTGGTGAGGGAGTTCTACGACGAGACCTGCCGAAGGATCGAGGAGTTGCTCCCGGGCCTGGGGCCGGCCGAGCGGGACGCGCTCGCCGGACTGCTCGGCCGCGTCGTGCTGGACAACGAGGTTCCGGTGGTCTTCGCGGCGCAGGAGGAGCGGGCCCCTGTCGACCGCGAGAACTGA
- a CDS encoding NAD(P)/FAD-dependent oxidoreductase produces MSRTVVVIGGGYGGAAVAKALESEADVVLIDPRDAFVNAAASLRALTRPDWAGNMFFPFETLLTKGRVIRDRAASVDGGGVTLASGERVAADYVVLATGSSYSYPAKPASDSVGEALGDLRRTYEELRGADKVLILGAGPVGLELAAEIREVWPDKQVTITDPAEELLPGIEPEVVEDLRGQLEALNIGLRLGISLKESPETELGVAGAFTVTTTGGEEIAADIWFRAYGTRTNSDYLADGGLTTRTPQGQVPVTEFLNVEGHENVYAVGDITDVAEAKMAGHAMRHAEVVVNITARLKGEQPTATYRPLPFPTILIPLGTKGGVGQLPSPDGPVAAPTAMVSEHKGADLFTGRFTAQFGPTA; encoded by the coding sequence ATGAGTCGTACTGTCGTGGTTATCGGTGGAGGCTATGGGGGCGCCGCGGTCGCCAAGGCGCTGGAGTCCGAGGCGGATGTCGTCCTGATCGACCCCCGGGACGCGTTCGTCAACGCGGCCGCGTCGCTGCGGGCGCTGACCCGGCCCGACTGGGCGGGCAACATGTTCTTCCCCTTCGAGACGCTGCTCACGAAGGGCAGGGTGATACGCGACCGCGCGGCCTCGGTCGACGGCGGCGGCGTCACCCTGGCCTCGGGTGAGCGTGTCGCCGCGGACTACGTGGTGCTGGCCACCGGCTCCAGCTACTCCTACCCCGCCAAGCCCGCCTCCGACTCGGTCGGCGAGGCCCTCGGTGACCTGCGGCGCACATACGAGGAGCTGCGCGGGGCCGACAAGGTGCTGATTCTCGGCGCGGGTCCGGTCGGGCTCGAACTGGCCGCGGAGATCAGGGAGGTCTGGCCGGACAAGCAGGTGACCATCACCGACCCGGCCGAGGAACTGCTCCCCGGCATCGAACCGGAGGTGGTCGAGGACCTGCGTGGACAACTGGAGGCGCTGAACATCGGCTTGCGTCTCGGGATCTCACTCAAGGAATCGCCGGAAACAGAGCTCGGCGTGGCCGGGGCCTTCACCGTCACCACCACCGGCGGCGAAGAGATCGCCGCCGACATCTGGTTCCGTGCCTACGGGACGCGCACCAACAGCGACTACCTCGCGGACGGCGGGCTCACCACCCGTACGCCGCAGGGCCAGGTCCCCGTGACCGAGTTCCTCAACGTCGAGGGGCACGAGAACGTCTATGCGGTCGGCGACATCACCGACGTCGCGGAGGCCAAGATGGCCGGCCACGCGATGCGGCACGCCGAGGTGGTCGTCAACATCACCGCCCGGCTGAAGGGCGAACAGCCTACGGCCACGTACCGGCCGCTGCCCTTCCCCACGATCCTGATCCCGCTCGGCACGAAGGGCGGTGTCGGCCAACTGCCTTCCCCCGACGGTCCGGTCGCCGCGCCGACCGCGATGGTCTCGGAACACAAGGGCGCGGACCTGTTCACCGGCCGTTTCACGGCCCAGTTCGGCCCCACCGCCTGA
- a CDS encoding FadR/GntR family transcriptional regulator produces MKRISAPRRAASLSAQLVDSLRSHIESGGWPVGTRIPPEQALIEELGVGRSTLREAIGALVHLGLLEPRAGDGTYVRSSSELQSVMVRRASSAQRDNVLELRTVLEEYASGTAALRRSESQLQQLRELLADADAACAGEDTSAATSVDALFHRAVVRASGNDLLVEVYDHLGTALTSSLGGLPWDTAHAEEHARLHRRLVDAIESREQDGAREAAAAIVRLTRDHEPRTPRAAEDR; encoded by the coding sequence ATGAAACGCATCAGCGCACCGCGTCGCGCGGCCAGCCTGTCCGCTCAGCTCGTGGACAGTCTCCGCTCGCACATCGAGTCGGGCGGCTGGCCGGTGGGGACACGGATCCCGCCGGAGCAGGCCCTCATCGAGGAGCTCGGGGTCGGACGCAGCACGCTGCGGGAGGCGATCGGTGCGCTGGTGCACCTGGGCCTGCTGGAGCCCCGGGCCGGGGACGGTACCTATGTCCGTTCATCGAGCGAGCTCCAGTCGGTCATGGTGCGGCGGGCGAGCTCCGCGCAGCGGGACAACGTGCTGGAGCTGCGGACCGTCCTGGAGGAGTACGCCTCGGGAACCGCGGCCCTGCGCCGCAGCGAGAGCCAGTTGCAGCAGTTGCGGGAGCTGCTGGCTGACGCGGACGCGGCCTGCGCCGGCGAGGACACGTCCGCGGCGACGAGCGTCGACGCGCTGTTCCACCGGGCCGTGGTCCGGGCGAGCGGCAACGACCTGCTGGTCGAGGTGTACGACCATCTCGGTACGGCGCTCACCTCGTCCCTGGGGGGCCTGCCCTGGGACACCGCCCACGCGGAGGAGCACGCCCGTCTGCACCGGCGGCTCGTGGACGCGATCGAGTCCCGGGAGCAGGACGGCGCCCGCGAGGCGGCGGCCGCGATCGTCCGGCTCACCCGCGACCACGAGCCCCGTACGCCACGAGCGGCGGAGGACCGGTGA